aattccaattctgcagtttctcgttggagttggtttttgaagtttttttgttgaaatattgcgacttttaggtctgtaattgagtgaccagggaggttgtagtgttctccgactggtttttgaatgttataattcttgacgtctgatttgtgtccatttattcttttgcgtagagactgtctggtttggccaatgtacatgacagaggggcattgctggcacatgatggcatatatcacattggtagatgtgcaggtgaacgagcctctgatgttgtggctgatgtgattaggtcctccGATGGTGTcctttgaatagatatgtggacagagttggcaacgggctttgttgcagggataggttcctgagttagtgtttttgttgtgtggtgtgtggttgctggtgagtatttgcttcaggttggggggctgtctgtaaccgaggactggcctgtttcccaagatgagtgagagtgagggatcgtccttcaggataggttgtaaatcCTTGATGatgctgtcataaacagatagttaagggttaatgcctcttttacctgtaaagggttaagaagttcacctagcctagctgacacctgaccagaggaaccaatgggagaacaagatggttcaaaaggaaggagggagttccctttgtctgggtcagtttcacttttgaccaGAGgaaaaagctccagaattcagcctcttattaagtagtgagtattagtgaaggaaataaataggtttatgtttatttctttgtaacctgtcttgtgcaattagaggaatagtcaaattgggtatttgggtattttttgtgtaagtttttgcccaggggaacatcctctgtgtttggaatctgttgtctgtgagagtagctggtatgctaatctctcccagagcgttttcttttacctttcttttctttaattaaaagccttttttaataacctgattgatttttccttgtttgtagatccaaggggttggatctggatccaccaggagttggtgggggaaaggaagggggatggttaatttctccttgttttaagatccaaggggtttggatctgtgttcaccaggaaattggtgaagtctctcaaagctacccagggaagggaattagtgcttgggagtggtggcagccagaccagatctaagctgttaattgagcttagagcttttcatgcaggtcccccacatctgtaccctgtACATctgttcagagtggggaaggaaccttgacagatgcgctggagaggttttagttgggtgCTGGAGGTGACGGCCACTAGCTCATATTCacattgtctctccatccaggtATTTGTACTGCGACCATCACCCCAAACCCTTGGCATATACACGAAGTCAGAGGAACGTACAGTACATGCAAGAGACACCgttctgcctcagagttggaaaccttctcccctactccatgtcagaatccaacacaaccgacttcaccaacccctccaccttcatcctgctgggcattcctgggcTGGAGGCGGCTCacgtctggatctccatccccttctgcgcCATGTGCTTCATCGCCATCTTGGGGAACTTTTCCATCCTGTTCACTGTGAAGATGGAGCCAAGCCTCCATGAGCcaatgtactatttcctctgcatgctggccatcacTGACCTGGTCATGTATACATCCACCCTGCCCAAAATGCTGGCAATTTTCTGGTTGAATTCTAGGGAGAtcgatttcagtgcctgcctcacccagatgttcttcATTCACTGCATCTTAGTGATGGAGTCTGGGATCCTCGTAGCCATGGCTTTggatcgctacgtggccatctgccatcccctgagacattcTACCATCCTGACAAACCCCCTGGTGGCCAAGATTGGCCTGGCCGTGGTGCTGCGTGGTTGCATAGTTGTATTGCCCTTTCCCTTCCTGGCAAGGCAGTGGCCTTATTGCAGAACCAACGTCATCCCCCATCCGTATTGCCTGCACATAGCTATGGTGAACCTGGCCTGCACTGACACCCGTGTTAGTAGTTACTATGGCCTCTTTGTGCAATTCTGTTTGATGGGTCTAGATGGGATTTTTATTGGGGTGTCCTACACCCAGATCCTCAGGGCTATCTTCATCCTCCTCACAAAAGACGCCCGGCTCAAGACTTTGGGGACCTGCGGCTCCCACCTTTTTGTCATTTTAGCCTTTTACATCCCAGGTATCATCATCTCCCTCATTTCCAGATTTGCCCAAAATGTGCCCCTGTATTTCCACGTTCTCATTGCCAACGTGTACCTCTTGATGCCCTCCATGCTTAACCCCATCATCTAcggggtgaggaccaaacagatccgggacaggctgctccggctctttactcataaagggacctaaagttttctcctggtgctctggctctcagaccGAGCTccgtgcagagctggctggtgatgtggTGCTGGCCCCCCTTCCCGCAATCACTTACTGGACAGTCAAAGTGACATTAAATCCTTTCCTGACCTTGCTGTGCTGTGTCTGCGTGACAAACTGAGGAATCTTTTTGTGTACAACTCATTCTCCCATAGGGTTGCCATCTCTCTAGTTGCTGTTAACTGGACCTCTGAGGCCCCACGCCCTGCCCTGCCTATTCCcgaaggccctgccccctgctccacctcttcccacaagGCCGCTTCCGCTGTCCCACCGgttcccccaaggctccactcCCTTCTCCACCTCTTACCCCAAAGCCCCATCCCTGTTACTCGCTCCCCTCCTCTCCAATGCCATACACGTACTGGATCATCtccaccttcctcccccccagcctgggctccctctgctttggggctgtGATGGGGTATGCTGCATCCTGGCAAGGACCCTGCAGTGAGGACGCAGTGCTGGGGCCAGCAGGCCAGTCCGGAGCAGAGAGGGAAGCCAGGAAACTGTATAAAATCAGCTGAGGGTTAGGAGAAGTGCTGTGAGAGAGTCATGTGAGATTGTGCATCAGACAGCTTGTGGGCCCTAAAGCTCAGCATCAAAGTCCTGAGGGCAGAGACCATTGTGTGGCTTATTTCCTTAGCTTTCAGtgattgtctcaagttgcagtggggaaggtctaggttggatattaggaaaaactatttcagtaggagggtggtgaagcactggaatgggttacctggtgggggtggaatctccattcttagaagTATTTAAGGCTCCACTCCCCTTCCACTCACAGTACCCTAGTGTCCATGAAACAGCTCCAGGTTTGTTCTCACAGCCCTGCTCAAGCTCCTGTGGCTCGATGCCCTCCAGAAATGTACATTTGGGGCCCACACACTGGACCCATGTGCTTTTGATTCAGAGCAACATTCAGGCCCTGCCTCTGGCTCTGGGTTTCTAGGCCCACTCTTGGGGTGCAGCTTCCACTCTAGCACCTCCCtctgggagtgtggagctggacACCAAGTGCCAAGGCCCTGAGACTAGTTTCCTTTGCTCTGCACCTCGGCACTCTTTTCTCCTACGATACAGAGTAGACAGCAGTCTTTTTCAGGACGTGGAAGTATGTCTTatacaaaaatacaaaattagaACTCAGAAAGGTCTGGTACTATAGCTCTAttgctgtgacactctgtacccccAAAGCAAAACCCTGGCACCCCACATTCACGATTGTTATAtagttgcaacaaatcttgtacaaaatatgtcatgtGAGGTATCTATGGAAGAGCTGTGGtttgctgaatgtgattatcctatttgtgtgtcTGTATCAGTTTTGCCTCTGAAGTAACAAATATTGACAAtctacctgtatttcaaatgtgtttcctCCTGTGGTAACTCCCACAAAGTAGCTTACATCCAGCCTAGCCAGCACATTGCGAATGGATATTCAACTTGATGGCTCATCATGAACACAATGGGCCATGGTAGAAGCGTGTCCCCATCTGTAGGCAAAATATTGGTAATGGCCCCTGCTATGACCCATTGAAActtgcaagggcatgtgaccagctcatgtgacactggactccatcttgtgcctgaaCTTTTCCAGTAACTGTGCTGGTATCTCTGTTTGGGACaatgaagttccctccacatggcagaagctgtAAAAGGGGGAAGTGTTATCACCACTTGGTCTCATTCCCCCGACAACTCACCACTTTAAAACACAGCtagaaaaaaaaagactttgaccTGAGAGGTGGTCAGTGGTTGGAAAGGAGAAAAGCAGGAACGTCTCCAAACGTGCACAAATGAGAACAGTTGTGTCCTGCATACAACGAGGCAGGTGATATTGCTGAACACTTCACTATCTTTGAGATGCTGTGTGTGATTCATATGATTCCTGATAACCAGAAGATGCACACTTTAGTTGCAAAGTTAATTGGTAAGGATCTGGATATAGTCAATAAAATGCCAATTGAGAATCTTTTAGATTATTCTAAATTCAAAGAAATGTTTTTGAAGCAATTTCAGTTTACCCCTGAAATATATAGAGTGAAATTTACAAATCCTAAGAGGGGTGCTAGTATGAGTAATGTGGAATATGTAAAGAAAATGAATGATTTGATGGGGAAGTGGGCAAGGGACAAATGTGTTacaagctttgaaggaatgtTTGAAATTGTTCAggagcattttttaaatatatgtaaagATGATGTAAAGCAGTGTTGGTGGGACAAAAGGGTGAAAACTGTGGATGGGATGGCTTCTCTAGCTGATTATTTTGAGTGGACACAAGCATCTATTGTGAATAAACCACAGACACTTGGTTGGAAGCATGTTCCATTTTTCCCCATTCTTCTATGATCCACAGAGGGCTAGCGAACAT
The Emys orbicularis isolate rEmyOrb1 chromosome 1, rEmyOrb1.hap1, whole genome shotgun sequence DNA segment above includes these coding regions:
- the LOC135895536 gene encoding olfactory receptor 52M1-like; this encodes MQETPFCLRVGNLLPYSMSESNTTDFTNPSTFILLGIPGLEAAHVWISIPFCAMCFIAILGNFSILFTVKMEPSLHEPMYYFLCMLAITDLVMYTSTLPKMLAIFWLNSREIDFSACLTQMFFIHCILVMESGILVAMALDRYVAICHPLRHSTILTNPLVAKIGLAVVLRGCIVVLPFPFLARQWPYCRTNVIPHPYCLHIAMVNLACTDTRVSSYYGLFVQFCLMGLDGIFIGVSYTQILRAIFILLTKDARLKTLGTCGSHLFVILAFYIPGIIISLISRFAQNVPLYFHVLIANVYLLMPSMLNPIIYGVRTKQIRDRLLRLFTHKGT